In the genome of Methylomagnum ishizawai, the window ACCGCGATAAACAGGTGCCGCGTGATTGGGTGGTGTTCGGCGAACTCGGCCTGAATGGCGAGGTCCGCCCGGTGCAGAATGGCGAGGAACGCTTAAAGGAAGCCGCCAAACATGGCTTCAAGCACGCCCTGGCACCGGCTAAGAACGTGCCCAGGTCGTTGGCCGTTCCCGGCTTGGAGGTCGTTCCCGTGAAGAGTCTCCGCGAAGCTATCGCCGTGTTATGATAACAGTACCATAGCGGGGTGCAGCATGTGCCGTCTTTGGTTTTCGAAGCGGGTTTTTAACTTGGACTGTGGACGGCGAGGGCTTCGAGGTCGCGGTCCAGCAACTCGGGATCGCCCAGGTTCAATTCCACCAAACGCCGGAGCGTGGAAATACTGTCGAGATCGATATGCTCGCACTTGAAACCCGCCCGCCGCTCCTGTCGGTGGATCAACGCTCCGCGCATGGCGATCCGCACATCCTCGCTCAAATGGATTTCGATGGAGTAGGGGATGCCAATGCCGAGCGCCACTGCCGGGTCGATCTCCAGCAGGCAGCCTCTGAGCGAAAGGTCAAGGGTCCGCGCCGTCAAGGCTGAATCTTCCAGGGTGATAAGCGCCGGGGCGTCGTGGGCGATGCGATGGAAAAGGCGGTGGTCTGGATGGGTGGCGGGCATAGTGGTGGTTCCGGGTTATTTCTGGAAAAACAGCAACAGGGAGCTATTGATCCTGACGATATCGTTGTTCTGGAGCAAGACTTCTTCGCCGATCTGTAGGGAATTGCCATTGACGGTCAGCAGCACCTCGCCATCCTTGGGGCTGATGGTATAGCCCGCGTCCCCCTTGTTGACGACCACAAGGCCGGTCGGGCCTTTGCCGATCTGGGTCAGCGTTTGCTTCAAAGGGATCACCATCCCGATCTTCTTCCCGTTCATCACTTGGAAGCTGCCCTCGAAGGCCCGAAATACATTGGTGGGACCGGGTTCGGGTAGTGGTGTCGTCCGCGGTGCCGGGGGCCGTTGGCTGAAATAGAGGTCGTGCTTGCCGATCAGGATATGGTCGCCATCGTCCAGCCGCTCCCGTGAAACCGGGCGTCCATTCAGGTACACCGGGAAATCCATCTGCAATTGCTGGATGACATAGCCTTCCTGGGTGAACTTCACCATCGCGTGGAAATCGGCCAAGGCCAGGCTGTCGATATACACCGCGTTCGAGGGATTGCGGCCTATGCTGATCTCGTCCCGTTCCAACTCGATGGACTGTAGGGGTATGCCTTTGAAAGTGACGGTCAGTTTGGACATGGATCGAGGCGTGGAAAAATGAGGGGGCCGGGGTAGGTTCGGGGCATGGGGTTGCATGGAGTCCGTTCCGTTGTGGGGGTGTTGCGAGCGGTGTCTCCTCGTGACATCCCTAAAGTATAGCTGTTTTGCCTGCCGGTCCATCCATGGATATCGACATTCTCCGGCTCTCCTCCGGGGATGGTGTGTCCCCTGACCGCCGTATTCCAGCGGCGGATTTTGATACGGCGGAAGAGGCCTTTACGAGGCCGGGCCGGAGATGCTCGGAAAATCCTGCTGCTAAGTTGACGACGAATTTTTGACGATTAAACTTCCGAGGTATGGCTTAGAAAGCAACACCTTATCCAAGCCTGTCCCAAGCCGGTGTGCCATCCCCAAGAACGATGGCCGCGCCTTGTCGAAAGAAGGTCCGGTTTTCGGACTATCCTTCCTGGTTTGGCGGTCCAGATGCGGATGGCCACCGGAATCCCCAGGGCCATAACGAAAATAAATCAGGCCCGGATCGGCCCGACCGAATCCGTTCCACCGATGGAGTTTTAGAACGATGCGTCCACGCCGTGTCCTATTGATCCAATCCAGCGCCGAACCCTGCGCGGAGCTTCAGGCCGTGCTGAATTTCGTCGAATGCGAGGTCGCGAGTTGCGTCCCGGCGCAGTTGGGCCGGGAGACCCCGCAGGAAATCGAAGCGGTGTTCGTGTTCCTGGACGAGGATACGGAAACGGTGCTGGCACGGGTGGTGGAGCGCTACCGGCAGGTGCCTTTGGTGCTGGTGCTGGACCGGCATAAACCCAAGGCCATGCCGCCCGGCCTTGAAAGCCGTGCCGCCGCCGTATTGGTCTGGCCCACCAACCATCGGGGTTTGAGCGATTGCCTGGAGCGGCTGGGGCAGCCGGGTCCGGCCCGGAACTCCGAGTTGTTCCGCAGTCTGACCGGCAACAGCCCGGCGATCCTGCGTACCCGCAAGCTGATCCAGCAGGCCGCGCCGTCCGATGCCACGGTCCTGATCCTCGGCGAGTCCGGCACCGGCAAGGAAGTCATCGCGCGGAACCTCCATTATTACTCCGCCCGTCGCAACAAGCCCTTCGTGCCGGTCAATTGCGGCGCGATTCCCGGCGAATTGCTGGAGAGCGAATTGTTCGGCCACGAGAAGGGTGCCTTCACCGGGGCTTTGAGCGCCCGCCAGGGCCGTTTCGAGCTGGCCGAGGGTGGTACCTTGTTCCTGGACGAGATCGGCGACATGCCCCTGGCCATGCAGGTCAAACTGCTCCGGGTCTTGCAGGAGCGCACCTTCGAGCGGGTCGGTAGCAATAAAACCCTCCCGTGCGATGTCCGGGTCGTCGCCGCCACCCACCGCAACCTGGAGGATGAAATCCGCCTCAACCGCTTCCGGGAAGACCTGTACTACCGGTTGGATGTATTCCCCATCGCGGTGCCTCCCTTGCGCGAGCGCTTGGAGGATATCCCGCTCTTGGTGGACGACCTGACCGCCCGGCTCAGGGCCGAGCGGCGCGGCGATATCCGCCTGTCCCCCGCCGCCTTGCGGACCTTGCGGCGTTACCACTGGCCCGGCAATGTGCGCGAACTAGCGAACCTGGTCGAACGGTTGGCCATCCTATATCCCAACCAAATGGTGGAGACCACCGATCTGCCGGAACGGATATTGGAACATTTGCAACCCGGCGACGCGGCGGAAGGGCAAGAGGACCACGGCGGTTTCGCCGATTCCAAGGAAGCGCTCTCCCTGGCCCGTCTGCCCGAAAACGGCTTGGACCTGAAGGAACACCTCAGCCAGCTCGAATGCGAACTCATCAAGCAGGCTTTGGAAGAATGTGATGGGGTGGTGGCCCATGCCGCCAATTTGCTGCGAATGCGGCGCACCACCTTGGTCGAAAAACTACGTAAATACGGCTTGCGCGGCGAGGAATCCCCGGTGGTTTGAGTCGGCGCGGCTTACGTCCTACGCCACGCCCGTCATCCACTTGTTTACGATAACAGTATCATTAAGGCCCGCGCCGCCGCGCCAAGCACCGGCAGATTGAGCCCCCATCCACCCTGTTTTTCCCATTCCACGCCGGGATTTCGTCGCCATGATGACCCAAAATTAAAAAAACATGGCTCCAAATATGCTTAACAATAAAAAATGAGTCACTACCATGAATACGAATACCACTGAAATCAACACCGTCCTCAACCAAATTCACCGCCTGCGTGACCAAATGCAGCAGGGCACCAGCATCCGTTCGGAAACCCCATCAGTCAATTTCGGCCAATTGCTCAAACAATCCGTAGACAAGGTCAACGATACCCAACACTACGCCGATAAATTGGCGCAAGACTTCGAGAGCGGCGAGCCTGGACTGAACCTGGCGGAAGTCATGATCGCCGCGCAGAAAGCGGGTGTTTCATTCCAAGCCACAGTGCAGGTAAGAAACAAGCTGGTCGATGCCTACAAAGAAATCATGAACATGCCCATGTAATCCGCCATCATGGAACTCAGCCCCAGCGATAGCAAAGAATTGGTTCCCGGCGAAGCGTCTCAGCCACCGCTCCCACCCGCCGAACAAAAATACGAAAACCTGCCGCCCCTGGTCCGGGGTTGGATGCTCATGCCACGCAACCGCCAAATCGGTTTGGCCGCCATCCTGGCCCTGACCGTGGCGGTCATCATCGCCATGCTGCTTTGGGCCAAGGAACCCCAATACGCGATGCTGTTCGGCGAAATGCCGGAAAAGGAAGCGGGCGAAGTGGTCGCGGCCCTGGAAAAACTCAAGGTCGAGCATTACATCGACCCCGACAACGGCAGCATCCGAGTTCCGGCGGATAAAGTCCATGAACTCAGGCTCAAGCTCGCCAGCATGGGCTTCCCCAAAGAAAACGGTACCGGCTTCGAGATACTCGACAAGGAAAACGGCTTCGGCGTCAGCCAATTGGTGGAAGGCGCCCGTTACCAACGGGCCTTGGAAGGCGAGATCGCCCGCTCGATCATGACCATCAAGGGCGTGAAGGCAGCGCGGGTGCATTTGGCCCTGCCCAAGGAATCGGTGTTCGTGCGCCAGCCCAAGCAACCCAGCGCCTCGGTGGTGCTGGACATGCAGCCCAACCATACACTGGAACCGCTCCAAGTCGATGCCATCGCCCGGCTGGTGGCATCCAGCATCCCGCAGCTCCAACCCGAACAAGTCAGCGTGGTGGACCAACGCGGCCATCTGTTGCTGGGCACGGCGGAGGAAAGCGAGAACAACCTCACCCTCAAGCAATTCGATTTCAAACGGCAGATCGAAGAACACCTGATTGAGCGGGTCGAGAACATCTTAAGCCCCGTGATGGGCAGCGACGGCATGAGAACCCAGGTCTCGGCGGATGTGGATTTCACCGTCACCGAGCGCACCCAGGAAGTCTACAACCCCGACCAGCCCGCCCTCCGCAGCGAACAAAACCGCGAGGAACAAAGCCGGGGTGCGGGGCCACAAGGCGTGCCCGGTGCCCTGTCGAATCAACCGCCCCCCGCCGGCGTGGCACCGGAAGTCACCAACGCCAACCAGCCTGGGCAACCGGGCGGGCAGGGCGGTCAAACCGCAGGCCAGCAAACCGGCCCGACCACCACCAATAAAAGCGCCACCCGCAACTACGAACTGGACAAAACCATCAGCCACTCCAAACTCGGCACCGGCGTGGTGCGCCGGGTCACGGCGGCGGTAGTGGTGGACAACAAACGGGTCTTGCAAGCCGACGGCACCATCACCACCCAGGCCTATAGCGACGAGGAACTCGGGCGTTTCACCAATCTGGTCAAAGAAGCTGTCGGCTACGACGCCGCTCGCGGCGACCGGGTGACCGTCACCCACGCGGCTTTCCGCCCCGAGGAAGCCGCGCCGCCGGTTCCGCTGTGGGAGCAACCGTGGTTCATTCCCCTGGTCAAATACGCCGCCCTCGCTTTGGTGCTATTGCTGCTAATCTTCGGGGTGATACGACCCATCATCAGGGGTTTGACCGGTGAAGCCCAACGGCAGAAGGAAGCGGAAGAAGCCGCAAAAGCCGCTGCCGAGGCCGAAGCCGCGGCGGCTGCAGCCGCCGCGGCCGCCGAAACCCTGGCGCTGACCGAAGGCGGCGAAGCCCGGGAAGGCGTCCTGGCCGGGCCGGAAGGCGAACCCTCGGAAGAGGAAACCGAGGCCATCGAAGAGGATGAATTGCTCATGCTCGAAGCGCCCCAAAGCCACGAGAAACGGATAGAGTTCGTGCAACGGGCCATCGACCACGACTCCAAACGGGTCGCCCAAGTCATCAAGAACTGGATGGGTTCCACCAGCTAACCCCGAACCACAGGACACAGCACCATGGCTGAAGCGCTAGACACCCCTACCACCAAAAACACCCGGCAAGCCGACCCATCGCTCCCCGCCGTGCTGAAACCCGCCGCCCAAAGCTACGAAAAACGTATGGCGCTGGTGCAACAGGCCATCGATCAGGATGCCAAGCGGGCCGCCCTGGTCGTCAAAAACTGGCTGGGTTCCAACCCCAAACCCTAGGATCACTCCCATGGCCGAAGCGCTAGACACCCTCAAAATGGACGGCACCCAACAAGCCGCCCTGCTCTTCCTCACGGTGGGCCAGGAGCGCGCCGCCGAGGTGCTGAAACACATGACCCCGAAAGAGGTCCAGCAAATCGGCGCGGCCATGGCCGAAATGCGCAATATCACCCTGGACATGATCGACGGGGTATTGCGCCGCTTCATCGAGGAAATCCGCAACCAAACCGCCCTGGGCGTCAACTCGGAAGATTACATCCGCAACATGCTGACCCAGGCGCTGGGCGCGGACAAGGCGGCCAACATCATTGACCGCATTTTGTTGGGCCGCAACAGCAAGGGTTTGGAACAATTGAAATGGATGGACCCCCGCGCCATCGCCGACCTGATCCGCCTCGAACATCCGCAAATCATCGCCATCATCCTCTCGCTGCTGGATAGCGACCAAGCGGCGGAAACCCTGGCCCACCTCCCCGAGCGTAGTCGCTCCGATGTCATCATGCGGGTGGCGACCCTGCAAGGCGTGCATCCGGCGGCGCTGAAAGAGTTGGACGACATCATGGAAAAACAACTCAGCGGCAATGCCAACGTCAAATCTTCGACGATAGGCGGCATCGAGGCGGCGGCCAATATCCTCAACTTCAGCGACAGCAACATCGAAGTCTCCATCATGGAGCAGATCGCCGAGGCCAATCCCGACCTCAGCCAGAAAATCCAGGACAAGATGTTCGTGTTCGACGATTTGGTGAGCATCGACGACCGCGGCATCCAAACCCTGCTGCGCGAAGTTTCCACCGACGCCTTGCTCCTGGCCCTGCGCGGGGCCGACGACGGCCTCAAGGAAAAAGTCTTCAACAATATGTCGCGGCGGGCGGCGGAAATGCTGCGCGACGATCTCGAAGCCGCGCCGCCCGCCCGCCTCAGCGATGTCGAGGCGTCCCAGAAAGACATCCTCGCCATCGCCCGCCGCTTGGCCGAAGCCGGCGAAATTTCCTTAGGTGGTGGCGATGACCTTATCTAAATCCAGCAGGTTGAAGCCCTTCACCCGCGAGGAATTGGAAGCGCTCTCGCCTTGGCAATTGCCGGTCATGGATGCGCCGGAGCCAGAGCCAGAACCCGAGGAAGAGCCGGTCGAACTGCCGAAAATGCCCACCGCCGAGGAAATCGAGGCTATCCAAAAACAGGCCCACGACGAGGCGGCGATCCTAGGCCACCAAGAAGGCTACGAACGCGGCCACCAGGAAGGGCGGGAGCAAGGCTACAACGAAGGCCATAACGCAGGCCGCAACGCGGGCCATCAGCAAGGCCACGACGAAGGTTGGCAACAAGGTCGCGAGGAAGGCTGGAAACGGGGCCACGACGAAGGCTGGCAACAAGGCCATGCCGAAGGCCAGAAAATCATGCTGGAAGCGGCGGCCCGCTTCGAGCCTTTGATCGATTGCCTGGACCAACCCTTGACCCTGATGGACGAGCAGGTCGAGCAAGAACTGGTGACGCTCGCCATCGCCCTCGCCAAGCAATTGATCCGGCGCGAACTCAAGACCGATCCCGGCCAGATCGTGGCCGTGGCGCGGGAAGCCTTGGCGGCGCTGCCGGCTTCGGCGCGGCGGGTACATCTGCATCTGCATCCAGAAGACGCCGAATTGGTCCGCCACGCCCTGGCCCTCCGGGATTCCGGCCCGCGCTGGAAAATCGTCGAAGACCCCTTGATGACCCGTGGCGGTTGCCGCGTCCTGACCGAGACTTCGCATATCGACGCCACTTTGGAAAAACGCTTGATGACCGTCATCGCCCAGGTATTGGGCGGCGAACGGGAAGGGGATGCGCTGCTATGAACGGCTTGGACCCCCGCCAACATACCGGACGCTGGATCGACGTACTAGCGACCCACCGGGCACGCCTCGCCGAACCGCCCGCCCTGGTGGTCGAAGGCAAACTGAACCGCATGGTCGGCCTGACCCTGGAGGCCGTGGGTTGCCGGGCGGCGGTCGGTGCCCGCTGCATCGTCAAGACCCCGCAAGGCCGGGAAATGGAAGCGGAAGTGGTGGGATTTTCCGGGGAGCGGCTGTTCCTCATGCCCATCGGCGATATCCACGGCCTGGAACCGGATTGCCGGGTGATTCCCTTGGAACGCGGTTCGACGGTGCCGGTGGGCTTCGGTCTGTTGGGCCGGGTGGTCGATGGCTCCGGCAATCCCCTGGACGGCAAAGGCCCGGTCGATACCGAGGCCCACGTCCCCCTGACCGGACTGGCCATCAATCCCCTGGCCCGCCAACCGATCCGCGAACCCTTGGACGTGGGTGTCCGGGCCATCAATGCCATGCTCAGCGTCGGGCGCGGCCAGCGCCTGGGGCTGTTCGCCGGGACCGGCGTGGGCAAAAGCATCCTGTTGGGCATGATGACCAAGTACACCACCGCCGATGTGGTCGTGGTCGGCCTGATCGGCGAGCGGGGCCGCGAAGTGAACGAATTCG includes:
- a CDS encoding sigma-54 interaction domain-containing protein, translating into MRPRRVLLIQSSAEPCAELQAVLNFVECEVASCVPAQLGRETPQEIEAVFVFLDEDTETVLARVVERYRQVPLVLVLDRHKPKAMPPGLESRAAAVLVWPTNHRGLSDCLERLGQPGPARNSELFRSLTGNSPAILRTRKLIQQAAPSDATVLILGESGTGKEVIARNLHYYSARRNKPFVPVNCGAIPGELLESELFGHEKGAFTGALSARQGRFELAEGGTLFLDEIGDMPLAMQVKLLRVLQERTFERVGSNKTLPCDVRVVAATHRNLEDEIRLNRFREDLYYRLDVFPIAVPPLRERLEDIPLLVDDLTARLRAERRGDIRLSPAALRTLRRYHWPGNVRELANLVERLAILYPNQMVETTDLPERILEHLQPGDAAEGQEDHGGFADSKEALSLARLPENGLDLKEHLSQLECELIKQALEECDGVVAHAANLLRMRRTTLVEKLRKYGLRGEESPVV
- the fliG gene encoding flagellar motor switch protein FliG gives rise to the protein MAEALDTLKMDGTQQAALLFLTVGQERAAEVLKHMTPKEVQQIGAAMAEMRNITLDMIDGVLRRFIEEIRNQTALGVNSEDYIRNMLTQALGADKAANIIDRILLGRNSKGLEQLKWMDPRAIADLIRLEHPQIIAIILSLLDSDQAAETLAHLPERSRSDVIMRVATLQGVHPAALKELDDIMEKQLSGNANVKSSTIGGIEAAANILNFSDSNIEVSIMEQIAEANPDLSQKIQDKMFVFDDLVSIDDRGIQTLLREVSTDALLLALRGADDGLKEKVFNNMSRRAAEMLRDDLEAAPPARLSDVEASQKDILAIARRLAEAGEISLGGGDDLI
- the fliE gene encoding flagellar hook-basal body complex protein FliE; its protein translation is MNTNTTEINTVLNQIHRLRDQMQQGTSIRSETPSVNFGQLLKQSVDKVNDTQHYADKLAQDFESGEPGLNLAEVMIAAQKAGVSFQATVQVRNKLVDAYKEIMNMPM
- a CDS encoding flagellar assembly protein FliH translates to MTLSKSSRLKPFTREELEALSPWQLPVMDAPEPEPEPEEEPVELPKMPTAEEIEAIQKQAHDEAAILGHQEGYERGHQEGREQGYNEGHNAGRNAGHQQGHDEGWQQGREEGWKRGHDEGWQQGHAEGQKIMLEAAARFEPLIDCLDQPLTLMDEQVEQELVTLAIALAKQLIRRELKTDPGQIVAVAREALAALPASARRVHLHLHPEDAELVRHALALRDSGPRWKIVEDPLMTRGGCRVLTETSHIDATLEKRLMTVIAQVLGGEREGDALL
- the fliF gene encoding flagellar basal-body MS-ring/collar protein FliF, whose translation is MELSPSDSKELVPGEASQPPLPPAEQKYENLPPLVRGWMLMPRNRQIGLAAILALTVAVIIAMLLWAKEPQYAMLFGEMPEKEAGEVVAALEKLKVEHYIDPDNGSIRVPADKVHELRLKLASMGFPKENGTGFEILDKENGFGVSQLVEGARYQRALEGEIARSIMTIKGVKAARVHLALPKESVFVRQPKQPSASVVLDMQPNHTLEPLQVDAIARLVASSIPQLQPEQVSVVDQRGHLLLGTAEESENNLTLKQFDFKRQIEEHLIERVENILSPVMGSDGMRTQVSADVDFTVTERTQEVYNPDQPALRSEQNREEQSRGAGPQGVPGALSNQPPPAGVAPEVTNANQPGQPGGQGGQTAGQQTGPTTTNKSATRNYELDKTISHSKLGTGVVRRVTAAVVVDNKRVLQADGTITTQAYSDEELGRFTNLVKEAVGYDAARGDRVTVTHAAFRPEEAAPPVPLWEQPWFIPLVKYAALALVLLLLIFGVIRPIIRGLTGEAQRQKEAEEAAKAAAEAEAAAAAAAAAAETLALTEGGEAREGVLAGPEGEPSEEETEAIEEDELLMLEAPQSHEKRIEFVQRAIDHDSKRVAQVIKNWMGSTS
- a CDS encoding FHA domain-containing protein, which produces MSKLTVTFKGIPLQSIELERDEISIGRNPSNAVYIDSLALADFHAMVKFTQEGYVIQQLQMDFPVYLNGRPVSRERLDDGDHILIGKHDLYFSQRPPAPRTTPLPEPGPTNVFRAFEGSFQVMNGKKIGMVIPLKQTLTQIGKGPTGLVVVNKGDAGYTISPKDGEVLLTVNGNSLQIGEEVLLQNNDIVRINSSLLLFFQK
- a CDS encoding PilZ domain-containing protein, which gives rise to MPATHPDHRLFHRIAHDAPALITLEDSALTARTLDLSLRGCLLEIDPAVALGIGIPYSIEIHLSEDVRIAMRGALIHRQERRAGFKCEHIDLDSISTLRRLVELNLGDPELLDRDLEALAVHSPS